The Raphanus sativus cultivar WK10039 unplaced genomic scaffold, ASM80110v3 Scaffold0157, whole genome shotgun sequence genome contains a region encoding:
- the LOC108823148 gene encoding protein S-acyltransferase 8 encodes MTQTQRVFQAWKGSNKFILGGRLIFGPDAKSVPVTLLLIIVPVILFCVFVARHLRHEFSPYNAGYAILVVTLLFTIYVLILLSFTSARDPGIVPRNSHPPEEDLRYETTVTPDGRRTPSVQIPRTKEVIVNGVAVRVKYCDTCMLYRPPRCSHCSICNNCVERFDHHCPWVGQCIGQRNYRYFFMFVSSATLLCIYVFSMSALYIKILMDHQRGTVWMAMRESPWSVALMAYCFIGLWFVGGLTGFHLYLISTNQTTYENFRYRANSRTVAYNRGCANNFLEVFCTKVKPSRNNFRAFVEEEQHPRGVVVALPTTTTTGEAAEDENGGRREKVEDDLDIGDDLMNISQRCNPAEGSNHGLDIDQSILGVAERAATIRTETRHGSWGSGRSGSWDIEADVSNSNVRERPS; translated from the exons atgACACAGACTCAACGGGTCTTCCAAGCCTGGAAAGGAAGCAAT aagtTCATCCTTGGTGGGAGATTAATCTTCGGTCCGGATGCTAAATCAGTGCCTGTTACCCTACTCCTCATCATAGTCCCTGTTATTTTATTCTGCGTCTTTGTAGCAAGGCATCTTCGCCATGAGTTCTCTCCTTACAATGCTGGATACGCTATCTTGGTCGTTACACTTCTCTTCACTATTTAT GTATTGATCCTCCTCTCCTTCACATCTGCACGAGATCCCGGTATCGTTCCACGAAACTCACATCCACCAGAAGAAGATCTACGCTACGAGACAACAGTAACACCAGACGGAAGACGAACACCGAGCGTTCAGATTCCTAGAACAAAAGAAGTCATTGTAAACGGCGTTGCCGTTAGAGTGAAATACTGCGACACGTGCATGCTCTACAGACCTCCTCGCTGCTCTCACTGTTCCATCTGCAACAACTGCGTCGAGCGCTTTGATCATCATTGCCCCTGGGTTGGCCAATGCATTGGCCAGAGAAACTACAGGTACTTCTTTATGTTCGTCTCCTCAGCGACGCTTCTATGCATCTACGTGTTCTCCATGTCGGCTCTTTACATCAAGATTCTGATGGACCATCAGCGCGGAACCGTGTGGATGGCGATGAGAGAATCTCCTTGGTCGGTTGCGCTGATGGCGTATTGCTTTATCGGGTTGTGGTTCGTTGGAGGGCTCACGGGGTTTCACCTGTACCTCATCAGCACGAACCAGACGACCTATGAGAATTTCCGGTACAGAGCAAACAGCAGGACCGTTGCTTATAACCGTGGCTGTGCCAACAACTTTCTTGAGGTGTTTTGCACGAAGGTTAAGCCCTCGAGGAACAACTTTAGAGCTTTCGTCGAAGAAGAGCAGCATCCGAGAGGAGTTGTTGTTGCTCTGCCAACAACGACCACCACCGGAGAAGCAGCAGAGGATGAAAATGGAGGACGGAGAGAGAAAGTGGAGGACGATCTAGACATTGGGGATGATCTGATGAATATATCGCAGCGGTGTAATCCAGCAGAGGGTAGCAATCACGGTTTGGATATTGACCAGTCGATTCTTGGGGTTGCTGAGAGAGCGGCTACGATAAGGACAGAGACAAGGCATGGAAGCTGGGGAAGTGGAAGAAGTGGGAGCTGGGATATAGAAGCAGATGTGAGTAATTCTAATGTCAGGGAGAGACCAAGCTAA
- the LOC108821304 gene encoding uncharacterized protein LOC108821304: MEIEVSSSTRLDSIRVQRKTLQNLLDDCQRALHLLNLSDDVYNSDRVGQHSGSPDKEEEEELSSSSDSGDPDADKLYDVIKSRVECYDFRDRLELAQASVLQNVAAEEDGSSWDVVSEDDLISGGMEDDDYVVLREEDITDAIASFMVTYLSSLDQTKDISPDQLQKALSTMFSVKKRKGKLRKAWEGSKVIYNLASWGATAIGIYQNPMILSIASKAFWVSCKAISKLV, encoded by the exons ATGGAAATCGAGGTATCTAGCTCGACTCGTTTAGATAGTATTCGTGTCCAGAGGAAGACGTTGCAGAACTTGCTGGACGATTGCCAAAGAGCTCTCCACCTTCTAAATCTCTCCGATGATGTGTATAATAGCGACCGCGTTGGCCAACATAGTGGCTCACCGgataaggaagaagaagaagagctgtCTTCTTCTTCCGATTCAGGAGATCCTGACGCAGATAAA TTGTATGATGTCATCAAATCTAGAGTTGAATGTTATGACTTTCGAGATAGGTTAGAGTTAGCCCAGGCTTCAGTTCTCCAAAACGTTGCTGCTG AAGAAGATGGTAGCTCTTGGGATGTAGTTAGTGAAGATGATTTAATATCGGGGGGTATGGAAGATGATGATTATGTGGTCCTTAGGGAAGAAGATATAACTGATGCTATTGCTTCTTTCATGGTTACTTATTTATCTTCCCTTGACCAGACTAAG gaTATATCACCTGATCAGCTTCAGAAAG CACTTAGCACCATGTTTTCTGTGAAGAAGAGAAAGGGGAAGCTTCGTAAAGCATGGGAAGGTAGTAAAGTTATTTACAACCTAGCTTCATGGGGCGCCACTGCCATTGG GATATATCAAAACCCGATGATCTTGAGTATTGCATCTAAAGCCTTCTGGGTGTCTTGCAAGGCTATATCAAAGCTCGTCTGA